The following proteins are co-located in the Nomia melanderi isolate GNS246 chromosome 1, iyNomMela1, whole genome shotgun sequence genome:
- the sno gene encoding protein strawberry notch isoform X2: MSAKRDKDAMNEDSSSDEDEDPDNMGVPGGGKDLATATGIANIKDEKPADAPSNVMIKGQGGINMLNQKFGNKIPGGLVTKTATPGYEMVRVGGSQGTPTDFVNASQLSQLGQLAAAGPYGFPPGLASLAGFNPAAFFPPSMDMSLMSGFMGMPGMNMGVNPLVQLLNQNGLHPNWPAGLSGKAMSQLWMNSQDPTKMNIQPTLPEEEEVDDEDMGVAETYADYMPTKLKLGRKHPDPVVETASLSSVEPTDVWYKVSIPEETIRTGALSALQLESITYASQQHEHLLPDGTRAGFLIGDGAGVGKGRTIAGIIFENYLKGRKRAIWVSVSNDLKYDAERDLNDIGASKIEVHALNKFKYAKISSAVNGNVKRGVIFSTYSALIGESSQSGGKYKSRLKQLLQWCGEDFDGLIIFDECHRAKNLCPTGSSKPTKTGLTVLELQNKLPKARVVYASATGASEPRNMAYMVRLGIWGEGTPFPEFNDFITAVEKRGVGTMEIVAMDMKLRGMYIARQLSFHGVAFKIEEVPLSKEFTEVYDRSVYLWVEAMQRFQESAELLDAENRMKKTMWGQFWSSHQRFFKYLCIAAKVKHAVAVAREAVKCGKCVVIGLQSTGEARTLEQLERDDGELSDFVSTAKGVLQTLVEKHFPASDRNHIQRVLGIEPSKMQRLDDLDDMDGAGGSAGGSKRKPVRQAAQRASKRVRHFPSDDDFTDDERNGGHSSGSEYKQSGSESEDDHRTEEESNISSDSTFNYTESDSDSGDRRKKKGGKKQKKPVKKRPGYVGAGAGNAAVRNRAPSRDAVERAYSMKKELLSQVEDLGERLPPNTLDQLIDEFGGPENVAEMTGRKGRVVQTEDGTIQYESRSEVDVPLETLNLTEKQRFMDGEKTVAIISEAASSGISLQSDRRARNQMRRVHITLELPWSADRAIQQFGRTHRSNQVNAPEYIFLISDLAGERRFASIVAKRLESLGALTHGDRRATETRDLSQFNIDNKYGRAALEATMRTIMKYEAPLVPPPQDYHGDFFKDVADALVGVGLICNSESTPGVLTLDKDYNNMSKFLNRILGMPVDLQNRLFKYFTDTLNAIVTQAKKTGRFDMGILDLGTAGENVKRVKLFRFLRKHATGKAPTELHVVHVERGMSWAEAMDKCSELTGSKEGFYLSHQIRNGKQTAILAVAVDTGKKKSESKKDQLYMVYRPNTGLQLRQETLGELEKKYKKVSSDEAEPHWSQQYDASVDTCSHAYWRGNCKNATLGMDCEVGLRRRSYNVLSGSVLSVWSRVESILATRSGHNTKMQVVRLRTDEGLKIVGTLIPKSCMEILRQELASDSDNTEELTF; this comes from the exons ATG TCAGCGAAAAGAGATAAGGATGCAATGAACGAAGACAGTAGCAGCGACGAAGATGAGGATCCTGATAACATGGGTGTACCAG GTGGTGGAAAAGATCTTGCCACTGCTACTGGGATCGCAAACATTAAGGATGAAAAGCCTGCAGATGCTCCATCCAATGTAATGATTAAAGGACAGGGGGGAATAAACA TGCTAAATCAAAAGTTTGGCAACAAAATTCCTGGTGGGTTAGTGACTAAAACGGCAACACCAGGCTATGAAATGGTTCGTGTAGGAGGATCGCAAGGTACACCAACAGACTTTGTCAATGCGAGTCAGTTGAGTCAATTAGGTCAGTTAGCTGCCGCTGGACCATATGGCTTTCCACCTGGATTAGCAAGCCTTGCAGGTTTTAATCCTGCAGCTTTTTTCCCACCAA GCATGGATATGAGCTTAATGAGTGGTTTTATGGGAATGCCAGGAATGAACATGGGTGTGAATCCCCTTGTTCAACTGTTAAATCAAAATGGTTTACATCCGAATTGGCCGGCTGGATTATCAG GCAAAGCTATGTCTCAGTTATGGATGAATTCTCAAGATCCTACAAAAATGAATATACAGCCAACTTTACCGGAAGAGGAAGAGGTTGACGATGAAGACATGGGTGTTGCTGAAACGTACGCCGATTACATGCCTACCAAAC TCAAACTTGGGCGAAAGCATCCAGATCCCGTGGTAGAAACTGCATCGTTGTCTAGCGTCGAACCGACGGACGTCTGGTACAAAGTTTCAATTCCGGAAGAAACAATACGAACCGGAGCTTTATCAGCGTTACAGCTTGAATCGATAACATACGCGTCCCAACAGCACGAGCACCTCTTACCAGATGGTACACGTGCTGGTTTTTTGATTGGAGATGGTGCTGGAGTTGGTAAAGGACGAACTATAGCtggaattatatttgaaaattatttaaaaggcCGAAAACGTGCCATTTGGGTTTCCGTTTCAAATGATCTCAAGTACGACGCAGAACGGGACTTAAATGACATCGGTGCATCGAAGATTGAG gtGCACgccttaaataaatttaaatatgcaaAAATTTCGTCAGCCGTGAATGGTAATGTAAAGAGAGGTGTGATATTTAGTACATATTCAGCTCTGATTGGAGAGTCTTCCCAAAGCGGTGGCAAATATAAAAGTCGATTGAAACAGCTTTTGCAATGGTGCGGAGAAGACTTCGACGGTCTGATCATTTTCGATGAGTGTCATCGTGCGAAAAATTTATGTCCAACGGGCAGTTCGAAGCCTACCAAGACAG GTTTGACCGTTTTGGAACTACAGAATAAACTTCCTAAAGCTCGAGTAGTATACGCTAGCGCCACTGGTGCTTCTGAACCACGGAATATGGCCTATATGGTTCGATTAGGTATTTGGGGCGAGGGAACGCCTTTCCCCGAGTTCAACGATTTCATTACTGCTGTCGAGAAGCGCGGAGTTGGTACAATGGAAATCGTAGCGATGGACATGAAGCTGCGAGGCATGTATATTGCTCGACAGCTAAGTTTTCATGGTGTAGCTTTTAAAATAGAAGAAGTACCTCTATCCAAAGAATTCACTGAAGTATACGATCGTTCCGTTTATTTG TGGGTTGAAGCGATGCAAAGGTTTCAAGAATCGGCGGAACTGTTAGACGCCGAGAACCGTATGAAAAAAACAATGTGGGGTCAGTTCTGGTCATCGCATCAgcgtttcttcaaatatttatgtattgcTGCTAAGGTGAAGCACGCTGTCGCGGTTGCACGAGAGGCTGTCAAGTGTGGCAAATGCGTGGTAATCGGTTTACAATCTACAGGCGAGGCTCGCACTTTGGAACAGTTAGAGCGAGACGACGGTGAACTCAGCGATTTCGTGTCCACCGCGAA AGGAGTTCTCCAAACGTTAGTCGAGAAACATTTTCCTGCGTCAGACCGTAATCATATTCAACGAGTTTTGGGTATCGAGCCGTCTAAAATGCAGAGGTTAGATGATCTCGACGACATGGATGGCGCAGGTGGTTCAGCCGGCGGCAGTAAAAGGAAACCTGTAAGACAAGCGGCCCAGCGAGCTTCGAAGAGAGTTCGTCATTTCCCATCCGATGATGACTTCACCGACGATGAGAGAAACGGCGGTCACAGTTCCGGCTCAGAGTATAAACAAAGCGGATCCGAGAGCGAAGACGATCATAGAACCGAAGAGGAGAGTAATATTAGTTCGGATTCCACCTTCAATTATACCGAGTCTGATTCCGACTCCGGCGATAGACGAAAAAAGAAGGGCGgtaagaaacagaagaaaccgGTTAAGAAACGTCCAGGATACGTGGGAGCCGGTGCAGGAAACGCTGCGGTTCGTAATCGAGCACCATCCAGGGATGCTGTGGAACGCGCATACAGCATGAAGAAGGAGTTATTGTCACAAGTAGAAGATCTAGGCGAGCGTTTACCTCCCAACACGTTGGATCAGTTGATAGACGAATTCGGTGGACCTGAGAATGTTGCTGAAATGACCGGTAGGAAGGGCCGCGTCGTTCAGACCGAGGACGGTACCATTCAGTACGAGTCTAGATCCGAGGTAGACGTGCCATTAGAAACGCTGAACTTGACCGAGAAACAAAGGTTTATGGACGGTGAGAAGACGGTCGCTATCATCTCGGAAGCAGCCAGCAGCGGTATCTCATTGCAGAGCGATAGGCGAGCAAGGAACCAAATGCGGCGAGTACACATCACTCTTGAATTGCCTTGGAGCGCTGACAGAGCTATACAACAGTTCGGACGTACTCATCGTTCGAATCAGGTGAATGCTCCGGAGTATATATTCTTGATCTCGGATTTAGCAGGGGAAAGGAGATTCGCGTCGATCGTCGCAAAACGTTTGGAAAGTCTTGGTGCTCTTACACACGGAGACCGTCGTGCCACGGAAACAAGGGATCTCTCGCAGTTTAATATCGACAACAAATACGGTCGTGCGGCTCTTGAAGCGACGATGAGAACAATCATGAAGTACGAGGCACCGCTCGTGCCGCCGCCTCAGGATTACCACGGGGACTTCTTCAAAGACGTGGCAGACGCGCTGGTGGGCGTCGGTTTAATTTGTAACAGCGAGAGTACACCGGGTGTGCTTACTCTGGACAAAGACTATAACAACATGTCGAAGTTCTTGAATCGTATACTGGGTATGCCAGTCGATTTGCAGAATCgtttgttcaaatatttcaccgaCACGTTGAACGCGATCGTGACGCAAGCGAAAAAGACCGGTCGCTTTGACATGGGTATTCTTGATTTGGGCACTGCCGGCGAAAATGTAAAGAGAGTGAAATTGTTTCGCTTCTTACGGAAACACGCAACTGGAAAAGCGCCAACCGAGTTACACGTGGTTCACGTGGAGCGTGGCATGAGTTGGGCCGAGGCTATGGATAAATGTTCCGAGTTGACAGGATCCAAAGAAGGATTTTACTTGAGCCACCAAATTCGTAATGGAAAACAAACGGCCATTTTGGCAGTTGCTGTAGATACTGGCAAAAAGAAGTCTGAGAGCAAGAAGGACCAATTGTACATGGTCTACAGGCCCAACACGGGATTGCAACTTAGGCAAGAAACTCTAGGCGAATTAGAGAAGAAGTACAAGAAAGTGTCTTCTGACGAGGCGGAGCCGCACTGGTCACAACAATACGATGCTTCGGTGGATACGTGTTCCCACGCATACTGGCGCGGTAATTGTAAAAATGCGACGCTCGGGATGGATTGCGAAGTTGGACTCCGAAGACGATCCTACAACGTTTTGTCCGGTTCAGTATTGAGCGTCTGGAGTCGAGTAGAAAGCATTCTAGCGACCCGTTCTGGTCACAACACGAAAATGCAAGTTGTACGCTTACGAACTG ATGAGGGTTTGAAGATAGTCGGTACCCTTATTCCAAAGTCATGTATGGAGATATTACGTCAAGAGCTAGCATCCGATTCAGACAACACCGAGGAACTTACATTTTGA
- the sno gene encoding protein strawberry notch isoform X1 codes for MVNCLSHFSFTSDESAKRDKDAMNEDSSSDEDEDPDNMGVPGGGKDLATATGIANIKDEKPADAPSNVMIKGQGGINMLNQKFGNKIPGGLVTKTATPGYEMVRVGGSQGTPTDFVNASQLSQLGQLAAAGPYGFPPGLASLAGFNPAAFFPPSMDMSLMSGFMGMPGMNMGVNPLVQLLNQNGLHPNWPAGLSGKAMSQLWMNSQDPTKMNIQPTLPEEEEVDDEDMGVAETYADYMPTKLKLGRKHPDPVVETASLSSVEPTDVWYKVSIPEETIRTGALSALQLESITYASQQHEHLLPDGTRAGFLIGDGAGVGKGRTIAGIIFENYLKGRKRAIWVSVSNDLKYDAERDLNDIGASKIEVHALNKFKYAKISSAVNGNVKRGVIFSTYSALIGESSQSGGKYKSRLKQLLQWCGEDFDGLIIFDECHRAKNLCPTGSSKPTKTGLTVLELQNKLPKARVVYASATGASEPRNMAYMVRLGIWGEGTPFPEFNDFITAVEKRGVGTMEIVAMDMKLRGMYIARQLSFHGVAFKIEEVPLSKEFTEVYDRSVYLWVEAMQRFQESAELLDAENRMKKTMWGQFWSSHQRFFKYLCIAAKVKHAVAVAREAVKCGKCVVIGLQSTGEARTLEQLERDDGELSDFVSTAKGVLQTLVEKHFPASDRNHIQRVLGIEPSKMQRLDDLDDMDGAGGSAGGSKRKPVRQAAQRASKRVRHFPSDDDFTDDERNGGHSSGSEYKQSGSESEDDHRTEEESNISSDSTFNYTESDSDSGDRRKKKGGKKQKKPVKKRPGYVGAGAGNAAVRNRAPSRDAVERAYSMKKELLSQVEDLGERLPPNTLDQLIDEFGGPENVAEMTGRKGRVVQTEDGTIQYESRSEVDVPLETLNLTEKQRFMDGEKTVAIISEAASSGISLQSDRRARNQMRRVHITLELPWSADRAIQQFGRTHRSNQVNAPEYIFLISDLAGERRFASIVAKRLESLGALTHGDRRATETRDLSQFNIDNKYGRAALEATMRTIMKYEAPLVPPPQDYHGDFFKDVADALVGVGLICNSESTPGVLTLDKDYNNMSKFLNRILGMPVDLQNRLFKYFTDTLNAIVTQAKKTGRFDMGILDLGTAGENVKRVKLFRFLRKHATGKAPTELHVVHVERGMSWAEAMDKCSELTGSKEGFYLSHQIRNGKQTAILAVAVDTGKKKSESKKDQLYMVYRPNTGLQLRQETLGELEKKYKKVSSDEAEPHWSQQYDASVDTCSHAYWRGNCKNATLGMDCEVGLRRRSYNVLSGSVLSVWSRVESILATRSGHNTKMQVVRLRTDEGLKIVGTLIPKSCMEILRQELASDSDNTEELTF; via the exons atGGTGAACTGTTTATCGCATTTTTCATTCACTTCCGATGAA TCAGCGAAAAGAGATAAGGATGCAATGAACGAAGACAGTAGCAGCGACGAAGATGAGGATCCTGATAACATGGGTGTACCAG GTGGTGGAAAAGATCTTGCCACTGCTACTGGGATCGCAAACATTAAGGATGAAAAGCCTGCAGATGCTCCATCCAATGTAATGATTAAAGGACAGGGGGGAATAAACA TGCTAAATCAAAAGTTTGGCAACAAAATTCCTGGTGGGTTAGTGACTAAAACGGCAACACCAGGCTATGAAATGGTTCGTGTAGGAGGATCGCAAGGTACACCAACAGACTTTGTCAATGCGAGTCAGTTGAGTCAATTAGGTCAGTTAGCTGCCGCTGGACCATATGGCTTTCCACCTGGATTAGCAAGCCTTGCAGGTTTTAATCCTGCAGCTTTTTTCCCACCAA GCATGGATATGAGCTTAATGAGTGGTTTTATGGGAATGCCAGGAATGAACATGGGTGTGAATCCCCTTGTTCAACTGTTAAATCAAAATGGTTTACATCCGAATTGGCCGGCTGGATTATCAG GCAAAGCTATGTCTCAGTTATGGATGAATTCTCAAGATCCTACAAAAATGAATATACAGCCAACTTTACCGGAAGAGGAAGAGGTTGACGATGAAGACATGGGTGTTGCTGAAACGTACGCCGATTACATGCCTACCAAAC TCAAACTTGGGCGAAAGCATCCAGATCCCGTGGTAGAAACTGCATCGTTGTCTAGCGTCGAACCGACGGACGTCTGGTACAAAGTTTCAATTCCGGAAGAAACAATACGAACCGGAGCTTTATCAGCGTTACAGCTTGAATCGATAACATACGCGTCCCAACAGCACGAGCACCTCTTACCAGATGGTACACGTGCTGGTTTTTTGATTGGAGATGGTGCTGGAGTTGGTAAAGGACGAACTATAGCtggaattatatttgaaaattatttaaaaggcCGAAAACGTGCCATTTGGGTTTCCGTTTCAAATGATCTCAAGTACGACGCAGAACGGGACTTAAATGACATCGGTGCATCGAAGATTGAG gtGCACgccttaaataaatttaaatatgcaaAAATTTCGTCAGCCGTGAATGGTAATGTAAAGAGAGGTGTGATATTTAGTACATATTCAGCTCTGATTGGAGAGTCTTCCCAAAGCGGTGGCAAATATAAAAGTCGATTGAAACAGCTTTTGCAATGGTGCGGAGAAGACTTCGACGGTCTGATCATTTTCGATGAGTGTCATCGTGCGAAAAATTTATGTCCAACGGGCAGTTCGAAGCCTACCAAGACAG GTTTGACCGTTTTGGAACTACAGAATAAACTTCCTAAAGCTCGAGTAGTATACGCTAGCGCCACTGGTGCTTCTGAACCACGGAATATGGCCTATATGGTTCGATTAGGTATTTGGGGCGAGGGAACGCCTTTCCCCGAGTTCAACGATTTCATTACTGCTGTCGAGAAGCGCGGAGTTGGTACAATGGAAATCGTAGCGATGGACATGAAGCTGCGAGGCATGTATATTGCTCGACAGCTAAGTTTTCATGGTGTAGCTTTTAAAATAGAAGAAGTACCTCTATCCAAAGAATTCACTGAAGTATACGATCGTTCCGTTTATTTG TGGGTTGAAGCGATGCAAAGGTTTCAAGAATCGGCGGAACTGTTAGACGCCGAGAACCGTATGAAAAAAACAATGTGGGGTCAGTTCTGGTCATCGCATCAgcgtttcttcaaatatttatgtattgcTGCTAAGGTGAAGCACGCTGTCGCGGTTGCACGAGAGGCTGTCAAGTGTGGCAAATGCGTGGTAATCGGTTTACAATCTACAGGCGAGGCTCGCACTTTGGAACAGTTAGAGCGAGACGACGGTGAACTCAGCGATTTCGTGTCCACCGCGAA AGGAGTTCTCCAAACGTTAGTCGAGAAACATTTTCCTGCGTCAGACCGTAATCATATTCAACGAGTTTTGGGTATCGAGCCGTCTAAAATGCAGAGGTTAGATGATCTCGACGACATGGATGGCGCAGGTGGTTCAGCCGGCGGCAGTAAAAGGAAACCTGTAAGACAAGCGGCCCAGCGAGCTTCGAAGAGAGTTCGTCATTTCCCATCCGATGATGACTTCACCGACGATGAGAGAAACGGCGGTCACAGTTCCGGCTCAGAGTATAAACAAAGCGGATCCGAGAGCGAAGACGATCATAGAACCGAAGAGGAGAGTAATATTAGTTCGGATTCCACCTTCAATTATACCGAGTCTGATTCCGACTCCGGCGATAGACGAAAAAAGAAGGGCGgtaagaaacagaagaaaccgGTTAAGAAACGTCCAGGATACGTGGGAGCCGGTGCAGGAAACGCTGCGGTTCGTAATCGAGCACCATCCAGGGATGCTGTGGAACGCGCATACAGCATGAAGAAGGAGTTATTGTCACAAGTAGAAGATCTAGGCGAGCGTTTACCTCCCAACACGTTGGATCAGTTGATAGACGAATTCGGTGGACCTGAGAATGTTGCTGAAATGACCGGTAGGAAGGGCCGCGTCGTTCAGACCGAGGACGGTACCATTCAGTACGAGTCTAGATCCGAGGTAGACGTGCCATTAGAAACGCTGAACTTGACCGAGAAACAAAGGTTTATGGACGGTGAGAAGACGGTCGCTATCATCTCGGAAGCAGCCAGCAGCGGTATCTCATTGCAGAGCGATAGGCGAGCAAGGAACCAAATGCGGCGAGTACACATCACTCTTGAATTGCCTTGGAGCGCTGACAGAGCTATACAACAGTTCGGACGTACTCATCGTTCGAATCAGGTGAATGCTCCGGAGTATATATTCTTGATCTCGGATTTAGCAGGGGAAAGGAGATTCGCGTCGATCGTCGCAAAACGTTTGGAAAGTCTTGGTGCTCTTACACACGGAGACCGTCGTGCCACGGAAACAAGGGATCTCTCGCAGTTTAATATCGACAACAAATACGGTCGTGCGGCTCTTGAAGCGACGATGAGAACAATCATGAAGTACGAGGCACCGCTCGTGCCGCCGCCTCAGGATTACCACGGGGACTTCTTCAAAGACGTGGCAGACGCGCTGGTGGGCGTCGGTTTAATTTGTAACAGCGAGAGTACACCGGGTGTGCTTACTCTGGACAAAGACTATAACAACATGTCGAAGTTCTTGAATCGTATACTGGGTATGCCAGTCGATTTGCAGAATCgtttgttcaaatatttcaccgaCACGTTGAACGCGATCGTGACGCAAGCGAAAAAGACCGGTCGCTTTGACATGGGTATTCTTGATTTGGGCACTGCCGGCGAAAATGTAAAGAGAGTGAAATTGTTTCGCTTCTTACGGAAACACGCAACTGGAAAAGCGCCAACCGAGTTACACGTGGTTCACGTGGAGCGTGGCATGAGTTGGGCCGAGGCTATGGATAAATGTTCCGAGTTGACAGGATCCAAAGAAGGATTTTACTTGAGCCACCAAATTCGTAATGGAAAACAAACGGCCATTTTGGCAGTTGCTGTAGATACTGGCAAAAAGAAGTCTGAGAGCAAGAAGGACCAATTGTACATGGTCTACAGGCCCAACACGGGATTGCAACTTAGGCAAGAAACTCTAGGCGAATTAGAGAAGAAGTACAAGAAAGTGTCTTCTGACGAGGCGGAGCCGCACTGGTCACAACAATACGATGCTTCGGTGGATACGTGTTCCCACGCATACTGGCGCGGTAATTGTAAAAATGCGACGCTCGGGATGGATTGCGAAGTTGGACTCCGAAGACGATCCTACAACGTTTTGTCCGGTTCAGTATTGAGCGTCTGGAGTCGAGTAGAAAGCATTCTAGCGACCCGTTCTGGTCACAACACGAAAATGCAAGTTGTACGCTTACGAACTG ATGAGGGTTTGAAGATAGTCGGTACCCTTATTCCAAAGTCATGTATGGAGATATTACGTCAAGAGCTAGCATCCGATTCAGACAACACCGAGGAACTTACATTTTGA